The region CGCAGCACGTCGAAGATGCGCTGGAACGTGTCGTCCCCGCGGAGCCCCACGACGAACCGCGCGGGTTGGGTGTTGCCGTGCGAGGGCGCCCACCGGGCGGCCTCCAGCAGCAGGGTCAGGTCGGCCGGGGCCACGGTCGCGGTCGCGTCGAAGGCGCGCGGGCTCCAGCGGTCGGCGATGATCGGGTTGAGTTTCATCAGATCGCATACTGCCAAGCCGTGATGGCGTACGCGCCGAACCACGCGCTGAACGCCACGATTCCCACCAGGACGGCCACCACCGTGCTCGTCCGCCGCCGCGCGAGCGCCAGCGCCACCGGGACCAGCAGCGTGAACGCGGGCAGCAGCAGCCGCGCCTTGGAGTTCATCAGCCCGTTCGACCCGAGGTCCATCACCAGCACGCCGACCCCGTACCCGACCAGCGGCCACTCCAGCCGGCGCCGGATCCCCAGCACCACCAGCGCGATCGCCACCACCAGGAACCACACCGTGGCCAGTTCCAGCACCGAGCGCGGGTCGCCCAGCACGAGCAGCGCGAACTTCCAGGTGGCCGCGCCGCCGTCGAACCGGGAGTCCCAGCCCTCCTGCTGCACGGCGAACCAGCCGTCCCACCGCCCGGTGCGCACCGCCACGTACCCGAGGTAGCCGAGCAGCCCCAGCGGTGCGATGGCCGCGCCCAACCACGGCCGGACGCCGTCCTCGCGGGTGACGATCGCGACGACCGCCGCCGCGCACACCGCCAGGACCAGCGCCGCCGCCGTGGGCCGCACGAGCCCGGCCGCCGCGCAGCACAGGCCTGCGAGCACCCACCGCCGTTCCACCACGCCGACCAGCGACCACGCCGCCAGCGCGCAGAACGTCGCCTCGGAGTAGGCCATCGACAGCACGACCGCCATCGGCGACGCGGCGAACAGCACCACCAGCACCAGCCCGGCCCGGTACGACCCGCCGAACACCGCGCGCCCCAGCCGGTGCACGCCGTACGCGCAGAACAGCCCGCTGAGCAGCGACACCGCGAACGCCGCGCCGACCAGCGTGACGCCGGGCAGCCCGTCCGCCCACCGCACCAGCGCCGGGTAGCCGGGGAAGAACGCCAGCGGCGTCTCGTCGGTGCGCCGGGAGAACGCGTCGACCAGCGACCGGTTCACGTTCGCGTAGCCGCCCTCGGCGATGCCCAGGAACCACTGCCCGTCCCACGAGGTGAGAGCCCGGGTCAGGTCCTTGTTCCACCGCTCGGCCATCAGCTGCAGCGCGAGCAGCCCCGTCTCGCGCACCGCCAGGTAGAGCAGCGCGGGGGCGAGCGCCGAGGTCACCCGGTGTCTGGCCGCGCGCGCCAGCCGCTCGCGCACCGGCACCGGTGCGCCCTCCGGCTCCACGTGGACGGCCTCCAGGGTTGACACGACCATGAGGGTAGTGCCCGTCACGGTCGCCGCTGTCCACCTCGCGGGACGGGTAGTCTGCCCTTCGAGCTGGGGTTTCCCCGCTCAGGCATCGGCTCGGAGGGAGAGGCTCAGTGGCGCTCGTCGTCCAGAAGTACGGCGGTTCCTCGGTCGGGAACGCCGAGCGGATCAAACGGGTGGCCGAGCGCATCGTCGCGACCCGCAAGGCGGGCAACGACGTCGTGGTGGCCGTCTCCGCGATGGGCGACACGACCGACGAGCTGCTCGACCTCGCCCGCCAGGTGTCCCCGGTGCCGCCCGCCCGCGAGATGGACATGCTGCTCACCTCCGGTGAGCGCATCTCCATGTCGTTGCTGGCGATGGCGATCCACTCGCTGGGCGCCCAGGCGCGCTCGTACACCGGCTCGCAGGCCGGCGTGCTGACGACCTCCGTGCACGGCAAGGCGCGCATCATCGACGTGACGCCCAGCCGCATCCAGGACGCGCTGGCCGACGGGGCCATCGCGATCGTCGCGGGCTTCCAGGGCGTGAGCCAGGACAGCAAGGAGATCACCACGCTCGGCCGGGGCGGCACCGACACCACCGCGGTGGCGTTGGCGGCGGCGCTCAAGGCCGACGTGTGCGAGATCTACACCGACGTGGACGGCGTGTTCACCGCCGACCCGCGCATCGTGCCGAACGCCCGGCGGCTGGAGACCATCACCTACGAGGAGATGCTCGAGATGGCGGCGTGCGGGGCCAAGGTGCTCATGCTCCGCTGCGTCGAGTACGCCCGCCGCTACGGCGTCCCGGTGCACGTCCGATCTTCGTTCAGCAACAAGCCCGGGACCATCGTGTCCGGGTCAGTGGAGGACCTTCCCGTGGAACAGGCGATGATCACCGGCGTCGCGCACGACCGGTCCGAGGCCAAGGTGACCGTGACCGCGGTCCCCGACCACCCCGGCGTGGCGGCCCGGATCTTCCGGGTCGTGGCCGAGGCGGAACTCGACATCGACATGGTCGTGCAGAACGTCTCCCAGGCCATGTCCGGCCGCACCGACGTGACCTTCACGCTGTCGAAGGACGACGGCCCGCGCGCGGTGGCGGCGCTGGAGAAGGTGCGCGAGGAGATCGGCTTCGAAGCGGTCCTCTACGACGACCACGTGGGCAAGGTGTCGCTGATCGGCGCGGGGATGCGCTCGCACCCCGGCGTGACGGCGACCTTCTGCGAGGCCCTGGCCACCGCCGGGGTGAACATCGAGATCATCTCGACGTCGGAGATCCGGATCTCGGTCATCTGCCGCGACACCCAGCTCGACGACGCGGTCCGTGCGCTGCACGACGCGTTCGAGCTGGGTGGCGACGAAGAGGCCGTGGTGTACGCGGGGAGTGGACGATGAGCCCGACGCTGGCCCTGGTGGGCGCGACCGGTGCCGTGGGCACCGTCATGATCGAGATCATCAACGGCCGGCCGTCGGTGCCGTGGGGCGAGATCAGGCTGATCGCCTCGCCCCGCTCGGCGGGCAAGAGGATCACCGTGCGCGGCGAGGAGCTGACCGTGGTCGCGCTGTCGCCGGAGGCGTTCGACGGCGTCGACGTCGCGATGTTCGACGTGCCCGACGAGGTGTCCGCGCAGTGGGCCCCGATCGCGGCCGAGCGCGGCGCGGTGGCGGTCGACAACTCCGGCGCGTTCCGGATGGACCCGGACGTGCCGCTGGTGGTGCCCGAGGTGAACGCGGACGAGATCTCCGCGCGCCCCAAGGGGATCATCGCGAACCCGAACTGCACGACGCTGTCCATGATGGCCGCGCTCGGCGCGCTGCACCGGGAGTTCGGGCTGCGCGAGCTGGTCGTGGCGTCCTACCAGGCGGCCTCCGGCGGCGGGCAGTCCGCGATCGACCGGCTCTACGGCGAGCTGGAGGCGTTGGCGGGCAAGCAGGTCGGCGTCCGCGCCGGCGACGTGCGGGAGGCGCTGGAGGCGGCGGGCCTGCCGGTCTCGGAGTCCCCGTTCCCGGCCCCGCTGGCGCTCAACGTGGTGCCGTGGGCCGGTTCGCTCAAGGACGACGGCTGGACCAGCGAGGAGCTCAAGGTCCGCAACGAGTCCCGCAAGATCCTCGGCATCCCGGACCTGAAGGTGTCGGCGACGTGCGTCCGGGTGCCCGTGGTGACCACGCACTCGTTGGCCGTGCACGCGACCTTCGCCCGTGAGGTGACCGTCGAGCAGGCGCACAAGATCCTCGCCGAGCAGCCGACCATCGTCCTGGTGGACGACCCGGCGGCGAAGAAGTTCCCGACGCCGGCCGACGTCGTGGGCGAGGACCCGACGTACGTGGGCCGGGTGCGCCAGGCGCTGGACTTCCCGAACACGCTGGACTTCTTCGTGTGCGGCGACAACCTGCGCAAGGGCGCGGCGCTGAACACCTACGAGATCGCCGAAGAGCTGGTCGGCCGCCTGTAGCCGCCCGCTCGTCCGCTCGCCGACGACCCCGCCCGATCCCGGCCCGCCCGGTTTCCGGCGGGGTCGCCGTGTTCCGACCGACGGCGGGTCCGGCGGTTCGGCGGGACGGCAAGTCCGGCGGTTCGGCGGGTTCGGCGGGTTCGGCGAGGGTCCGGTGGGATCATCGCGTTGTCGCGGGACGGTTCGGTTCGGTGGTGGGCGGGTAGGTTCGACGCATGGCTGACGCGGTGCTGGCGGTCGACCTGGGCACGACGGCGACCAAGGTCATCGCGGTCGACCGCGACGCGGCCGTGCTCGGGTCGGCGGAGTACGGCTACCCGATGCGCATCACGCCCTCCGGCGAGGCGACGCACGACCCCGAGGTGGTGTTCGAGGCCGCGCTGCGGGCGTTGGCGGAGGTCGCCGCGCTGGGGCACCGGGTGCACGCCCTGGTGCTCACCGGCGCGATGCACACGTTGCTGGGGTTGGACTCCGGCGGTGTGCCGGTCACGCCGTCGTTGAGCTGGGCCGACAACCGGGCGGTGGCCGAGGCGTCGGGGCTGCGCGGCACGGCCGAGGGGCGCGCGCTGCACCGTGAGACCGGCACCCCCGTGCACACCATGTCGCCGCTGGTGAAGCTGGCGTGGTTCCGGGCGCGCGGGATCACGGCGGACTCGTGGTGCGGGCTCAAGGACTACGTGGCCCTGCGCCTGACCGGTCGGCTGGTGACCGAGTACTCGTCCGCGTCCGGCAGCGGGCTGATGGACCTGCGGGCGTTGGCGTGGCACCCCGACGCGCTGGCGTTCGCCGGGGTGCGGGCGGCCGAGCTGCCCGAACTGCTGTCGCCGACGACCGTGTTGCCGCTGGTCCTCGACGTGCCCGGGATTCCGCGCGGGGTGCCGGTGGTGCTGGGCGGCGGTGACGGCCCGATGGCGAACCTCGGGGTCGGCGCGGTGGTGCCCGGGGTGGCGGCCGTGTCGTTGGGCACCAGCGGGGCGTTGCGGGTGGTGCGCGACGAGCCCGCGGTGGACGAGCAGGAGCGGGTGTTCTGCTACGCCATCGCCGACGGGCTGTGGGTGCTGGGCGGCGCGGTGAGCAACGGCGGGGTCGTCGCGCAGTGGGCCGCCGACACGTTCAAAGCGGACGTGACGACGTTGTTGCGGGAGGCGGCGGACGTCCCGCCGGGCGCGTCGGGCGTGATCGCGCTGCCGTACCTGCTGGGGGAGCGGGCCCCGTGGTGGGACCCGGACGCGCGGTCGGCGTTGATCGGGGTGCGGCGGGAGCACGGCCGCGCGGAGATCACCCGGGCGTTGGTGGAGGGCGTGGCCCAGCAGCTGGCGCTGGTGCTGGACGCGGTGCGCTCGGTGGCCGACGTGCACGCCGTGCGGGTGACGGGCGGCGCGTTCCGCAGCGACCTGTGGGCGTCGGTGCTGGCGTCGGCGCTCGGCCTGGACCTGGAACTGGCCGAGGACAGCGAGGGCTCGGGCGTCGGCGCGGCGCTGCTGGCGTGGCACGCGCTGGGCGACCTGCCGGACCTGCGCACGGCGGCGACGTTGATCGAACCGACCCGGGTCATCCACCCCGACGCCGAGGCCGCGCGCTACTACGCGCAACACCGCCCGCTTGTCGGACAGCTCTACGAGGCACTGCACAAGCTCGGCTGACCCAGGTAGAAGTGTTGGACGATCCTCATGCGGCCGATTGACGGGCGATTTAGCCGCCGGTCGTGAGGGATCGGCTGGAACTGCGTTCCTCCCACTTCGGGTTCAGCCCCAACGCCGGGCGGTAGAGGTCGGCGATCCGGTAGATCCGGATCCCGGGCCGGCCGAGGAAGCCGTGCCGGGGTTGGCGGCCCGGCACCGCCGCGACGGCGACCTGCGCGACCGTCTACCAGGCCCTCGAGCACGACCTGTCGTCCCGCTTCCGGGACGATCGCGAGTCCTGCACCGAGGCGAAGGGCCTGTTCATCCGGGAAGCCCTGCGCGCGGTCGGCGGCTCCTGGCCGTCAGCACCATCGAGCCCGCGGCGATCGCCACCGCGCCCAGGCCCGCCACGAAGTAGCCCCAGGCGGGCGACGAGTGGTCGATGACGAACCCGGCGAACGGCGCGCCGAGCGCCGCGCCCAGCGTGAACGCCGAGCCCTGCAAGCCCATCGCCTCGCCCCGCGCCGAGCCCGGCGTCATCCGGGTGATCGCCTCGCCGGTCCCGGCGATGGTCGGCGCGCACAGGAAGTTCGTCGGCACCAGCGCGAGCGCGAGCAGCCACGGCGTCCCGCCGAACAGCCCGATCGGCACCGCGAGCACGCCCATCAACCCCATCATCACCCACACCGGCGGCACCCGGTCCAGCGCGCCGTAGACGAACCCGCCGACCAGCGACGCCACGCACATGACCGCGATCAGCGCGCCCGTCCAGTCGGTCAGCCCCATCCCGCGCATGGACGCGACCACCGCGACCTCGACCCCGGACAGCACGAACGTCGCGCCGCCCGCGCTGATCAGCACGCCGACCAC is a window of Saccharothrix espanaensis DSM 44229 DNA encoding:
- a CDS encoding aspartate kinase, with the translated sequence MALVVQKYGGSSVGNAERIKRVAERIVATRKAGNDVVVAVSAMGDTTDELLDLARQVSPVPPAREMDMLLTSGERISMSLLAMAIHSLGAQARSYTGSQAGVLTTSVHGKARIIDVTPSRIQDALADGAIAIVAGFQGVSQDSKEITTLGRGGTDTTAVALAAALKADVCEIYTDVDGVFTADPRIVPNARRLETITYEEMLEMAACGAKVLMLRCVEYARRYGVPVHVRSSFSNKPGTIVSGSVEDLPVEQAMITGVAHDRSEAKVTVTAVPDHPGVAARIFRVVAEAELDIDMVVQNVSQAMSGRTDVTFTLSKDDGPRAVAALEKVREEIGFEAVLYDDHVGKVSLIGAGMRSHPGVTATFCEALATAGVNIEIISTSEIRISVICRDTQLDDAVRALHDAFELGGDEEAVVYAGSGR
- a CDS encoding aspartate-semialdehyde dehydrogenase — protein: MSPTLALVGATGAVGTVMIEIINGRPSVPWGEIRLIASPRSAGKRITVRGEELTVVALSPEAFDGVDVAMFDVPDEVSAQWAPIAAERGAVAVDNSGAFRMDPDVPLVVPEVNADEISARPKGIIANPNCTTLSMMAALGALHREFGLRELVVASYQAASGGGQSAIDRLYGELEALAGKQVGVRAGDVREALEAAGLPVSESPFPAPLALNVVPWAGSLKDDGWTSEELKVRNESRKILGIPDLKVSATCVRVPVVTTHSLAVHATFAREVTVEQAHKILAEQPTIVLVDDPAAKKFPTPADVVGEDPTYVGRVRQALDFPNTLDFFVCGDNLRKGAALNTYEIAEELVGRL
- a CDS encoding gluconokinase; amino-acid sequence: MADAVLAVDLGTTATKVIAVDRDAAVLGSAEYGYPMRITPSGEATHDPEVVFEAALRALAEVAALGHRVHALVLTGAMHTLLGLDSGGVPVTPSLSWADNRAVAEASGLRGTAEGRALHRETGTPVHTMSPLVKLAWFRARGITADSWCGLKDYVALRLTGRLVTEYSSASGSGLMDLRALAWHPDALAFAGVRAAELPELLSPTTVLPLVLDVPGIPRGVPVVLGGGDGPMANLGVGAVVPGVAAVSLGTSGALRVVRDEPAVDEQERVFCYAIADGLWVLGGAVSNGGVVAQWAADTFKADVTTLLREAADVPPGASGVIALPYLLGERAPWWDPDARSALIGVRREHGRAEITRALVEGVAQQLALVLDAVRSVADVHAVRVTGGAFRSDLWASVLASALGLDLELAEDSEGSGVGAALLAWHALGDLPDLRTAATLIEPTRVIHPDAEAARYYAQHRPLVGQLYEALHKLG